In the Telopea speciosissima isolate NSW1024214 ecotype Mountain lineage chromosome 2, Tspe_v1, whole genome shotgun sequence genome, one interval contains:
- the LOC122649534 gene encoding uncharacterized protein LOC122649534 yields the protein MAFFRTLRSCRSYSFLRYQNTSFVARNPTEASPFAHSNLFHPQKCGCVVHQLLSNSSISQRTMSASTRTEEGAEAESSDSEKDEWTDASENGLEKNKKKEKKPLDVLFKEAVGLIEKPEDSESEEEEESQVGELNEKLRKLEADVRRLQENVVNIEKLKNLSMEKEDQSDEGQPKAQSKTNTLSSMFTPSNKSLKLRTPKEDKPRLSELSPEMVSLVERFYDEGYLRNANFLQRNRLDISCFSEEYPRDFLKSAAERFGQDHHEIATWLSGSDLKRVAQFGCPSIEKSNVFAAKRLRAFFSIQEDTVCRTCKLKSSCRFANQRVWKINNLNLADAMRILTLYDLGSVSPQLVVPDDMKASISKLLKEVTSLTE from the exons ATGGCCTTCTTCAGAACCCTTCGCTCGTGTCGCTCGTATTCATTTCTCAGGTACCAAAACACGTCATTCGTAGCTAGAAATCCAACGGAAGCTTCTCCATTTGCTCACTCTAACCTTTTCCATCCCCAGAAATGTGGTTGTGTGGTTCATCAATTGTTGTCTAATTCGTCAATTTCTCAAAGAACTATGTCGGCTTCTACTCGAACGGAAGAAGGAGCAGAAGCCGAGTCCAGTGATTCAGAGAAGGATGAATGGACTGACGCATCTGAAAATGGCCttgaaaagaataagaagaaggagaagaagccaCTTGATGTTCTGTTCAAAGAGGCCGTTGGATTAATTGAAAAGCCCGAAGATAGcgaatctgaagaagaagaagaatcgcAGGTAGGAGAACTTAATGAGAAATTACGGAAATTGGAAGCAGATGTGAGGAGGCTTCAAGAAAATGTTGTGAATATAgaaaagctcaaaaatttgtCCATGGAAAAAGAAGACCAATCAGATGAAGGACAACCAAAGGCTCAATCCAAAACGAATACATTATCTTCTATGTTCACTCCTTCCAATAAGTCTCTGAAGTTACGGACGCCGAAAGAGGATAAGCCCCGACTATCAGAACTTTCACCCGAAATGGTTTCGCTTGTGGAACGTTTCTATGACGAAGGGTACTTGAGAAATGCAAATTTCTTGCAACGTAATAGGTTGGACATCAGTTGTTTCTCCGAAGAATATCCTCGAGATTTCTTGAAGTCTGCAGCAGAAAGATTTGGCCAGGACCATCATGAAATTGCAAC ATGGTTGTCTGGTAGCGACTTGAAAAGGGTTGCCCAGTTTGGTTGTCCTTCCATAGAAAAGAGCAATGTTTTTGCAGCCAAAAGATTACGTGCCTTTTTTAGCATTCAGGAAGATACT GTATGTCGGACGTGCAAATTGAAAAGTTCATGCAGATTTGCAAACCAAAGAGTGTGGAAAATTAATAATTTGAATTTAGCTGATGCAATGAGGATTCTCACTTTGTATGACTTGGGTTCCGTCTCCCCTCAGCTGGTAGTACCAGATGATATGAAGGCATCGATCAGTAAGTTGCTAAAGGAAGTGACCAGTCTCACTGAATAG
- the LOC122652740 gene encoding heat stress transcription factor A-4b-like has product MMDVSQGSSNAPPPFLTKTYEMVDDPSSNNIVSWSPTNRSFIVWNPPEFARDLLPRYFKHNNFSSFVRQLNTYGFRKIDPDQWEFANEEFVRGQRHLLKNIHRRKPIHSHSLHNQGQGNSSGASTESEKQELEEEIEKLKQEKGILIVELQRHAQEQQGVELKMQSLEERLHHMEHRQRQMVAFLAQILQKPGFVSNLMQQSENHNKKRRLPKLDYLYDEATVEEKQMVTFQRDSSDALSFPIINIEPFEKLDSSLNSWETFLRGVGDASGEEMNAVGIPLMPSAVVLTEMHASSGDPDINISMHLQSPKLHPSSPHARDIHSSPELAESTSYGESSIIPCIELNTDGRSTGIDMNSKPASAPEVHSQKERVVGTVTSSLPTGVNDVFWEQFLTETPGSSEAQEVQSERKDADIRKSENRLPDHGKFWRNIKNVDNLTEQMGQLTPTERI; this is encoded by the exons ATGATGGATGTATCTCAGGGCAGCTCAAATGCGCCCCCTCCTTTCCTTACCAAGACGTATGAGATGGTGGATGATCCATCCTCTAATAATATAGTTTCATGGAGTCCAACAAACCGCAGCTTCATCGTGTGGAATCCGCCGGAATTTGCAAGGGATTTGTTGCCCAGGTACTTCAAGCACAACAACTTCTCCAGCTTTGTCAGGCAGCTCAATACGTAT GGTTTCAGAAAAATTGATCCTGATCAATGGGAATTTGCTAATGAGGAGTTTGTGAGAGGCCAGAGACACCTCCTGAAGAACATTCATAGACGCAAGCCAATCCACAGCCACTCACTACATAACCAAGGGCAAGGAAATTCTTCTGGTGCATCAACGGAATCAGAGAAACAGGAGCTTGAGGAGGAAATTGAGAAGTTGAAACAGGAGAAGGGCATTCTTATTGTGGAGCTACAGAGGCATGCACAAGAGCAGCAAGGTGTAGAGTTGAAAATGCAGTCTCTGGAGGAACGGTTGCATCATATGGAGCATCGCCAGCGGCAGATGGTGGCTTTCTTGGCTCAAATCTTGCAGAAACCTGGGTTCGTTTCCAATCTCATGCAACAGTCAGAAAATCATAACAAGAAGAGAAGGTTGCCAAAACTTGACTACTTATATGATGAAGCTACTGTGGAGGAGAAGCAGATGGTAACTTTCCAGAGGGACAGCTCAGATGCTCTATCTTTCCCAATCATAAACATTGAGCCGTTTGAGAAGTTGGACTCCTCATTAAATTCTTGGGAGACTTTTCTTCGTGGTGTTGGTGATGCTTCTGGTGAGGAAATGAATGCTGTTGGAATACCTTTGATGCCTTCTGCAGTTGTTCTTACTGAAATGCATGCATCATCTGGAGATCCAGATATAAACATAAGCATGCATCTGCAGTCACCTAAACTGCATCCCTCTTCGCCTCATGCCAGAGATATCCATTCCTCTCCTGAGTTGGCGGAATCGACGAGTTATGGGGAGAGCTCCATTATTCCTTGTATTGAACTTAATACAGATGGTAGATCTACTGGGATTGACATGAACTCCAAGCCTGCATCTGCTCCTGAGGTTCATTCTCAGAAAGAACGGGTAGTTGGGACTGTGACTTCCTCTTTGCCAACAGGAGTAAATGATGTATTCTGGGAGCAGTTTTTAACTGAGACTCCTGGTTCATCCGAGGCACAGGAGGTTCAGTCGGAAAGAAAGGATGCGGATATCAGAAAGAGTGAAAACAGGCTACCTGATCATGGAAAATTTTGGCGGAACATTAAGAATGTAGATAACCTTACAGAACAGATGGGCCAACTTACTCCAACTGAAAGAATCTGA